In Candidatus Methylomirabilota bacterium, the genomic stretch GACGAGGTCAAAAAGGGCCGTGAGGTCGTGATCACGGAGCACGGACGGCCCGTGGCGAAGCTCGTGCCGCTCGACCGGCCGCGCGGCAAAGGCGTTCCCAACTTCGCTGCACTCCGCCGCCGGATGCCAGTCTTCGATCCTCCGCTCTCCACGACGCTCGACGAGGACCGCGAGGATCGCCTCTAGAACAGGCACTCCGGCGCGGCTTCGCGAGCAACACGCCGCATACGGGGCCGCGCTGCCCGGCCCGCTCTACTGCGACACGAGCGCGCTGCTCAAGCTCTACCTCGCCGAGCCCGGGAGCGCCGAATTCACCCGCGCCATCGAGGGACGGGAC encodes the following:
- a CDS encoding type II toxin-antitoxin system prevent-host-death family antitoxin; amino-acid sequence: MRTAGVREARQNLSVLLDEVKKGREVVITEHGRPVAKLVPLDRPRGKGVPNFAALRRRMPVFDPPLSTTLDEDREDRL